A DNA window from Candidatus Desulfatibia profunda contains the following coding sequences:
- a CDS encoding type II toxin-antitoxin system HigB family toxin, which translates to MHVIKRKTLVEFFQRLGCQDAKGPLEAWYYEANQAQWGSPADVKAQYGSASILKDNRVVFNIAGNKYRLVVRINYDSKTVFVRFIGTHREYEKIDAEVI; encoded by the coding sequence GTGCATGTAATAAAACGAAAAACCTTGGTCGAGTTTTTTCAACGGTTAGGGTGTCAGGATGCCAAGGGACCCTTGGAGGCATGGTACTACGAAGCAAACCAGGCACAGTGGGGATCCCCGGCAGATGTGAAAGCTCAGTATGGATCTGCCAGCATTCTGAAGGACAATCGAGTCGTTTTCAATATCGCAGGTAATAAGTACCGATTGGTTGTCAGAATCAACTATGATTCGAAAACTGTGTTTGTGCGCTTTATTGGAACGCACCGAGAGTATGAAAAAATTGATGCGGAGGTGATCTAA